tacaaaataaaatacaaacaaacgAGATAACGAGGAACAAACACCTGGACACATTCAAACATCGTCCCGGCGCTTTCTGAGCTTTCCTTCAGTCTGTATCGTCTTGGAGACACTATCTACACACTCGGCCAACGAAGGGTCTTCGGAATCCTCGTCGTCACCTGTGGCCACCTTGGACAGAGCCATAATGTACGAGCACGCTATTCTGAGCACGGACAACTTAGAAAGCTTCTGGTTGTGGGAGTACGCCGGTATGGACTTGCGCAAGGTGTCAAAGGCAGCACTGATCGTGTGAACTCTGGTGCGTTCTCGAGCATTGGCTTCAATCCTCCTTTCCCTGGTCATGTTTTTATAATTCCTCTGCTCCCGAGGAGGAGTTGGGGGAGGCGGGAGAGGAGGTGGCACCCTAGGAGCTGCCTGGTTGTTCTTGGCGAGGAGTGCGTCCACGCTGAAGAAAGGTCTAGCTTCCGATCTTTGGAAGGTCGGTGCTTCTACGGGTGGTTGAGGAGTCACTGCAGGATGAGGTGGTACCCTCTCATCTATTGGGTCCCACGTTTCTGTCGTCTCCGCTTCTTGGTCGTACCGTATCCGCTTCTTGAGTGGGGCTGCTGGGTAGTCGCCCTTCAGCTTCAACGGCTCCACACATTTTCTCTTGTTCTTGACGAGAGACTTGGGGACGACGACCCGGCCCATCTTGAGCCCGGAGTCGTCCGAATTGGAGCGGTTGCTCTCCTCGGAGTCATCATCGTCGCCGCCGGAGCAGAACCCGGCGTCCTTCTCCAGCGTGTTCGGCGATGGCACATCTGTAACAAGTCGAAAGAAAATTTCAGTCAAATATGGCAACAATGGTCATCCACTTCTTAATTAAAGCAACATACTACTAAAAAATAACTTCTTTCCAAAAATAATATAGTTTTCAATTCGATTGAACCAACAAACGAAATGTTACCAATTTACAAAAATCGACTCCACATTTGtcgattaaccctttgagtgctgacgtattttctgttgaaagcccgccacgttgaaaatttcgccaacatttccgactaggattatttaaaaatccaatagaaagccggtataaaaattgtaactgATACAATCAAACCCTATATATGTAGCTATCGCCAAGGATTTGAAGTTTTGTAAAATAGTGTTAAGACTCTCTAatttagatcataagttattacctatgtaagtattttgatgattatataataaggaatagagataaacatagtttttatactagaaataaggacaaactagttgtaagtagagtaagaaagaataagacggctgggggtgtttttcacagggtgcgtcaggtctgctaaaaacatggatgcattcctgcgaggtgcgaagagacacctctgtgagggagagtacatataagttaattataaattttagagttaagtataataattaagatgtatttttaaattagcttgatagctaaaatatatataaataaataaataaaatatcttgcaacaatataaaataaacaaaataagtctattgatgaatgtatttttcaaaaactagttccatcttcttcattgttgttgaaatgtaatgctcacaatctaaatgccaagtcacaatctaaaatactcgggatttctgctatggttataaattcagaaattccggtgtaaccCAGTCttaataaacgttgacaaatgaatgacacggattacacgacccatgttcaatgcatttttttcaatgctacctggaaaggcttagcaggtagtaaTCTTATGTACttagtacatgctcaaaatacaatgcctatcggcgtttttcaggcccatggacttgttggcaaaatgtCGAACGGCGTTGGTCAATATTCaaagggttaggttagattaggttaggttaggttaaagcaTATGCGAGCTCCATAAGCACAGTTAGGAGAAATTAcagagaaatataatataaggatcAGCAAACGTGCATGCTTTTTGACAGTACCTGGCACACTTTTGGCAAATATGTAGTTGGTATTAAAGTATGTTTACATGGTCAACTTTTGAATGCAAGTGTCACTAGACCTATAAATAGTCGGCagtgatattattttaatgggCAGTTAACCCACTGCCTTCCTTGACACAATAAATTGACTGTCTGTCAAGCACTCATGATACAGCAGTGATCCtcgaaaccaaaaaaaaaatactaattcgGTTGATGGACTATTTTCCGAATGGACGCTTGGCCGAACTGACATTAGACCGACGGGCATTTGACCAATCGGACATTaggtaaatttttaattgtttaaattgatcaaattttaataaggtcaatgtgatttctgaataatataTCTGTTTTTAGTaagttttgagtaattttgatacacaatcggccaaaagtccgcgcacgtatacatatattctgcaTAATAAAGACTGAGTTTAAGTCGCAAATTTTATCGTTAGAGAGCCAAGaatgaatatttgtttttatctcACTAGGGCGTATTTTATCGTACGATTCGCATTAGTAAAGGGAGTGTATTTTCTCTTCTTGAAAaaagtttacatatgtatgtatgtgaataaggTTTTTGAAATCTTTGATCACCATTTTTTTCTgtgtattgtttattttcatttacacTTAAAATGGCTTGTATTTTACCGGTAAGTATTTCAGTCGATTTTttctgtatttaaatatgaaagatCAGTATTCATATTAAATGGCTAGTGttcagtatatgtacatttggttagtataaataaaaaaggtcagtatttatattaaatggtcagtatttaaacataaattgtCAATATTGATGTTACatgttaagttttattttgacgaatggtCTTGATACGATGATACGATCTTGATAGACAATTCTATCCAACAGACATTGCTATTTGTTCTGGCAAATGTCCGTCAgatttttatactgtccatttgTTACTTAcactgacatttaataatacatttattttacattcatatatacatatataccaggaatgccttacaggtaaaccccaatgcgccttcctggccgatTACAAAcaattcaacatttttattacaaaactcgctgaattacgatacactgaaaaactcaaaatgaacaagacatctatgaattttgtacataaatcatactcaaatatgggtttgtacataaatcatactcacaTGGGTTTTTCAGCCAATTTAAccggggaaccgtttcaataataaacaaacggtggataaacgtcaacgactatctcgccgggcagatttcaaacgcgCCTTACACGGTATTTTCGCACCaacgtaatggcggaggatccatttacttatattgatgaccaaaatgagcaatatggcaaagtatgaaaacgatcggataagaggcaaactttttcctgaattgtaatcttaagtgaaacgtaaaggaggtatgtaaaaatcgactcgtcgaaTATGGAATCGGAATAGTTGAATATGGAAAatggaatcgttgaataaatgctgtttcattcggatcctgaacccacccctacgcaacaatatcaacaaATTCTAGATGGTATAAACTCGAATATGCGAGGGACAGGAAAggcttttgccaatttggtgcaACTGttgcaatgaaatcagaaaaattggcaaactctgataggaaacgactcGTGACTTGAagtttatggattttatttttaatttttacacttttgttattttttttctctctgaatgatgtattattttccttttgttgctttttttttattattttattttaccatgttttctgcttttgcttttttcctttatttacagtttacttgtttttatatctttttcaaatgtaggccattgtggcgcattaggttcttcctgtaatgccacaatggtccaaaactattaaataaataaattaaaaaaaaaaaagtcacaaatttccaagtctaaccagccgcattacagataatatactcagaataaattcttttcaatcgaggtcacctcacgggatcgaacccagcgacTTCTCCGAGCTCTGCTGCCATAACACtgaccatttttttaatacaatactggtggaaaactgatttatatacttgattaaaatactggccatttaatttgcTGCCATATAAAATTTACGTAAAATAAACCCTTGTGTAAATTTTAGTGACCCGACAAGCAAATCGTCAACACGGTGTGATTCTACGAAACGACAGAGCATTCTTTCCACCAGTTTTGGATAGGATCGATCCTCTTTCTTGCGAATAACAAACAGCTACcaaaaaacgaaataaataaatactagtaTGCTAGTGTCGAGGCGACCCtgggtggtgggtgggtgggcgggcGGCCAGCATCACTCCCAGATGTTCCGATACATTATCTCGAGTTGGCAGTGGCGCCTCGCCGCCACAATCGCCTACCCCAGGCCCTCCTCTAAATTCCATTGTGATACTTGGCACGGACACCTCGCACATGGTCAAACTCGAACGCAAACATCTGTACACGAGCCACCCAGTTTCGGTGTTCGGAATGTCCGGATAAGCGATCGGTTTGGCGAGAGGGGGGTCAGCCCGGCTAGCGCCAGGTAACGCGGCTCGCTAACGAAGTCCGACTCTCAAATTTAATAACGCCACCTCTACCTGTTATCCCGACGATCAGATAAAGGGCCGGCGAGAAGTGGGAAAAAAGACGAGAGAAGTGtgtgaaggaaaataaagtaaaaaggaagCGAGACGATCTCGAGAATCTTGACAGTTATGCATCGGGGCGGCTCGCTTCAATGTGCGCCTGGACGCGTCAATACTCTGGACCGAATTAGATTGAGATTTtactataaaatgtacatataatgcactAAAATGATTTAACTACCCACTTCGCTACTAAGACATAAAAAACGTCAGGGAGAACTTTGAGGGAGTATTTTcgagggtttggtgcaaacgatcgaaaagcgccagacagattgaaccacagattaactggatggctgctttaaacgcaattctcgacttcacgaatgatggattgcacatcagatgacgagtaacctttcgatgtgcacagatgcaattataagtacggggaagtaaaaataataattctttgatttttttttcgatcttagtgcgtatctacgtaagtcaaaacatcttcgacaaacaaaagtcgaggattacctgtatgtgattgttgatgatctaattttaggtcaatctcgaaaatttatttaaattgagcatgttgttttaactttcaatattttattttatatttaatatattgattataattttattttgatatttgaatttaattttaatataataataatatttttaattttgatatttgatttcaatttttaaatttaatttttatttcgatattttgtacgctactggttttatcctgctggttaaaacgttggaccaaaatcgtcgttggtttggtccgtacgcagcataatacgattttttttcaccatcgtaatggcggatgacacttccacttatattgtATATCtacttgttttatatttgtattttacttatttcatctttgttttttctttatcaaatgtaggccattgtggcgcattaggttcttcctgtaatgctacaatggtccaaaactataaataaatagtgttgaccaaaccgagcaaaatcgcaaagtttgaaaacgatcggataagaatccaaacttcgtcacacgaccaaatcgtttgcaagctaagatgtatgtaaaaaaagacgTATCCACAGTGTTTTCCTTCTTTTCCACAAGGAAGGAAGTATCCATAACTAGGCAACACATTTTCACGTTCCAATTATTTCTCAGTAAGAAAAAAATTCACGATttacacattatatttatttattttattttattataagtttaagtttggaccattgtgacattacaggagtccctaatgcaccacaatggttcaaaaaatacagagagattgGGAAAAAAAAGTTTGTATGTAATTATCCAAAAATTTAGTTTTCGATCAATTGGTCAATTTCTCAATTTCTCAACTCaaaagtattaaatttaaaacatgtaTAACGCTGCCTccaacaaaatacatatttgaaacatacataatatgtacgtatgtatgtatttatatacatatggatatttattaaaaaaataaaaataaaaaggcgcCTTTGGCGCCCCTCGCACCGAGCGCCCTTGGCACTCGCCCATGCCATAGCTTCGCTACGGCACTGCTGGTAtatgtttgttaaaataaaatatatgtaattcaattatatatgtacatatgtatgtataatatttagattCAATAAATCCGTAACAAATTTCGTCATCAAAAAACAAGCCAACAACGTTCTCAAGATAACCAGACAGTTCTACACAAGACAATCACGCGAGAAGAGTGAAGTTTGAAGTTTgtgtataaaaagaaaaaattgttGCCCCAATTATATCTGAAAAAGTTTATATACAATGAGCGATTCAAGAGATTAAAAACTAATGAAACccggtaaaaaataaataaaaagaggagaccgatatacatacatacatacatacatacatataaggaaaGGTACCATTTCTTCAAAATACTATACGATTAGAATTTTATCAACCAAAACAAATCATCAGTATGAAAGGATTAGCGGCGTATGAATTCTATAAAATTCAACttaaaaaacttgaaaaaatgtTTAGGGATTTATACAAAGTAGATACAAAATTTCGAGGTACAATTTTTTAAGGATCACAATATGTACTTCTTCTGACGTAGGTTTTCAGGTTTCAGGTAGGTAGGACGTAGTTTTCAGGTTTTCGTTCAACcaacaattacatatacatacatctcttattatacaatacatgcatacatatgtacatatatttgatcgCAAAATAAACTTAACATTGCGTTACAAGATCCTTTTGAGGACAACGAGAGTTGTGATAGAAGGAATAATAATCTACAGACGCTGCAATGGCGCCTATGGGGGCGCAAAGGGCGGGTCCCCATGTCGCGGCGACGCCACAAAGTCCACCAATCTATCCACCACCCCTCCCCCCTCACACCCACAATACCAGGTAAATCACAATAGTATATCCCAGGGCTGTGGATTCGTGGAGTTTTCAGTTTCGAGTTAAAAAATCGAGCGACTCGGACTACGATTTCAAATTCGAGGGCTAGTCAATTCAACGAACAATGCAAATTTTTTAGTgacgtcaccgtgaaggaagatgcagtattttcaaacgtgtcaattacgattatttttcaccatagtaatggcggacgtcatttccactgatattgatgaccaaaccgagcaaaatggcaaagtttgaaaacgatcggataagaacccaaacttcgtcagacgacaaaatcgattctgaaccaagaagaggttagtaataataatacaaaatgagCTATTCGTTACATCGGTTGGTGAAATacgaatatatttatgtagatgaaaatCTTTTTACACattgaataagaaaaaataagaaaaaaatccattttaaataatttaatttttaatattggaCTTCGAGTCGTGTTTATTTTAACGACTCTACAGCCCTTTACTTGTAAATGCCATTGTTACAATGACACTTACGTAACATTCATGtatgcatttaaataaataaatataaaaaggtgtgtgtgtgtttgtgtatgagTCGCATTAGAACGGAATACTTGAGAACGATAAAACAAGACAATGCATCGGAATGAATCAAAGCGTGTATGCGTGGCATTTGCGTACCGAATAGAACGAGAGGAAAGAACGTGGCGCCAGTCTGGAACAGGGGCGTATCAGGATACgataaaataatcatttcaatGAAGTGTCTcaataaaataatcgatttattgcttGGCTGTAAATTTCGTACGGAAAAAATCgactttaaataattaatgcaCGCGAATTATACGGAGTCACCTGTTGCCCATATTCGTATATGGGCAGTTTCGAATTTCCGAAATTTAAATTCCGATATACGcattatgaatatgtatgtatgtttgtttgtgcgGAAAAAAAGtgcgaaatttaaaatatgcaaagAGAAAAATGCATTGcttaaaaaatgtgtaagaCGAATTTTGTTTATTGAAAATCGTAGTGTGACCAAAGTAAGTACAGGTTATTTCGCAAGTCCGTGTTGAGAGAAGTTTCGACAGTTTgtcagtatatatgtaattacaaaaattgaaattaactaTAAACTACTTTCCCTCTAAAAGAGACGTATTCGATATATTCgacttcatattttaaaattctacatatgtatagttgatGTAATGGAGAGAGTACAGGGAATTGAAATAGCAATCGACAGGCCACGTAGCAAGCAGAACAGACGATAGATGAAGGGAAAAcctgctcgaatggtacccgagaaaacAGAAGGGATGCAATGAAGgccacaaggaagatgggtgggtgaaattagaaaaatgtgtgggatgcaatggatgagagttgcccaagaCAGAACAGAATGGAAGCGtgtggagagaccttcatccagcagtggcgATTGACTGTAAATGAAGATAAGTATTCGAATGGTACCTGATgtttcgtgatcgagattttagtgacttgtgcgagatcgctttttgcggaataatcaccgaaccatattgtTATATGTAGTCGTGTCATCAGCACGATATGTCAATTTTAATCTCCAAACTGattttttcagtattaaaagctgggcaaattttaaattaaagttagTTAGCTCTcagaaatttcatttttaacaggTTTTTTGTACTATTTCGAACTGagaaatgaattattattattcatattagcCACAGAGCGGTCAAAAGTGGTTCTGTGTGAATTTCACCTGCATTGTAATTTGCTTGAATCATAGTTCAGGTGCGACATTTCAAGTTCATCTCGACCATACATTAGCGTAAACCTATAACGAGCAGATTCCGTCGATTCTTCTCGAGAAAAAACGAAAAATGAAAAGGAACGAGGATAAAAAAGACGAGAAGCACCCACGCACAGTGTGTGGCGTATCGAGAGACACAAACAGGTCCGCGAGTACCCGAGGTGAGACAAAGGAATACCGCATCAGTCATCGTCGTGCACGTCAATCATCCGGAGTATGCCGTCTACAGCTCGCGGACAGATGTTCTGTCGTATTTCTGTCACTCTTGGCTAACACACTCATACTCGTTCACAACATGGTACCCGTGTATTTAAACGGTAATACCAATTAAAGACGTGGAGCGGTGAAGCACCTCGTCCACGTGCTCCTCCGCACCTACTTAATGAAGGATGTCAATTGAGCAGACAGGTATATGCTTTCGATAGCACCTCAGTTCCCAGAaggtttgtcaattttaaaatcaaacccTTATTTTTTGCAACGGAAGCGTCCGTTATCGAGCGCAAGATCTTATCAGGAAGATTGCTGCATCAACACGTACCATTTCTCCTTGAAAGAATCGACGGTCTTGAACTTTTTTCTGTTTCTGCGATGAGTGCTATGGACAGGAAATAGGATGGTGGAGTTCAGAGCGTGTATGTATGGTTCCATGTTCCATCGCACCTCTACAAAACTGGTCAAAGCAAATTGCTCTCAACCTTCACAAAATCCGGTACAACATTCAAGGGAATACAATAAGGTCGAACGACCAGCTACGGAGATGGTTAATTGAACGGTCGAACGTGCATTGACCAGGTGCTATTATCATAGAATTTAGCGAGTGATTTGGGAGCCAGAGAAGATTTAGGATAATACTGTTATGTAAATAAGCATATGCATATTTTTCAGTACACATCTGTGGCAACATAAGCTTTATTACTTGATTACTAATGCATGAGTTCTCAAGTAATAAAGTTCTAATAAAAGCTTAAAGCTCTCGCGAATGACCACCAATTGTAAGGATTTGAAACATACTTGTTAATTCTCACTTCATACAGATATATCTCTTTTCATTATGCTGAAATATTTTAGCTAATAGGAATCGTGGATTTCAAAAGCTCTTCAGCCAATAGGAATCAAGATCCAAAAGTTATTTAATGCATAGCAAAATTGACATATATTTGCTATCTTTAGCTCTCAGAACCATGTCTTAAATAGTGTATCATATCAAATCACTCGTCTTATATAAAGTACCTAAGCAAAAATCAGGGCTACAGCTATAAAAAGTTCCTAAGTCAAAAATTTTAAGGAAAAGAAGTACTCCATAGAGTATTTCGCTTTCGCTtaagtatatgtaggtatatattatacatatctattttgaaaaagcttctttataaaaaatgagtaataagtaaaaaaaaaatcaacgtgACGAAATTGAAACCTTGCGGATACATAAATAGACACACGAAGTACTAAGATAAACAATCAAGATAAAACTTAAAATACCTGGAAAATATGACAGGTAGGTATATTAAAGTGCAACTGCATTTTGAAAACCAAAAAAAGGTGATAATTGCGATTGCAAAAAAGGCAACTGACACGTCGGTTGGTGGTCTTCAGGCAAAGTTTCAACAGACACAGTACGATCCGAATATTTTGGACAGACGAGTAGATCAGTCGTTCGGCAAAAATCGCATAATGAAAAGCACGGATTCGCAGAATTGTGTTCACGTGTTTCTCAATacaactttttactttattttttttaggtaaATCAATCGTGCGCGtgagtacatatacacatattgacGATGACGAGTGGGCAGATTCGGTCAATACTCTGAAACGGACTGCACTCCAGACGAGAAAAAAATCACGACGTGCAATCAAGATTGGAGATAGCCAGTTTTGGATTTGATCCGCCTACCATCGTTCGTTAGACcggcaaaacaaaacaaaaaatgcgaTTTCACAAAATCAGTCCTAATTTTCTATACTTATATGTAAGTTCTAACTACAAGACTAAACACAAATTGAGcatcattatcattatcatttaaATTCATTCTTCATCTACTGCTAGATGGACTTTTCATTAATTGTAATAGTAACATGACCCACAAACTCTCCAATCGCCCCACTATGTCAGCTACTACACTTTGTAAACGTTTTGACATTCAATGACTAATCCTTTTCTGGCAAAATACAT
This Arctopsyche grandis isolate Sample6627 chromosome 7, ASM5162203v2, whole genome shotgun sequence DNA region includes the following protein-coding sequences:
- the net gene encoding atonal bHLH transcription factor 8-like protein net; the encoded protein is MCVQWDCRGKRVLRPGMASPDVPSPNTLEKDAGFCSGGDDDDSEESNRSNSDDSGLKMGRVVVPKSLVKNKRKCVEPLKLKGDYPAAPLKKRIRYDQEAETTETWDPIDERVPPHPAVTPQPPVEAPTFQRSEARPFFSVDALLAKNNQAAPRVPPPLPPPPTPPREQRNYKNMTRERRIEANARERTRVHTISAAFDTLRKSIPAYSHNQKLSKLSVLRIACSYIMALSKVATGDDEDSEDPSLAECVDSVSKTIQTEGKLRKRRDDV